A single window of Syntrophus aciditrophicus SB DNA harbors:
- a CDS encoding ThiF family adenylyltransferase — translation MTAGQELAQEELREIEAASEGAFEVLSVRFPEGDHRSAIAEISVTCFDMPYAEGGIKLRDRERFLIYIPPDFPFDVPSVYTPHRRFSGNPHVQWQTYLCLYQSRNTEWDASDGMFGFISRLELWLRRAALNQLDMEGAPLHPPVAYPTERITVIPRKDTPQVQGTAWFGYAKLRNVSSYRIDIEDWIDISESVTQAAVGAAILLTEPLSWEYPAKAKMLLDQVEKNGVSRAIIRLVMALAADANPADSDLLVIIGAPMRGIRGSHQLKQHLTAWLIKKEMVNGLRLIPNKYSTEEGFRVIGLEVEKLMGKWLDLVDVAWCTVREDRPEIILPRDTGTPMNVFRERTVAVWGCGAIGAPIAETLARAGVKKLVLRDKGIIAPGILSRQPYLDEEIGYSKVGVLAKRLRQIRPDILVIEPKFEDVKSTVLDSEDWTDGADYVIDTTASLAVIEKLESRRGKSTRRVPVASMVVGHRAQQGLVVVSGSRHSGGPVDVLRNVKIAACSKGCLGDYVDEFWPAEPRNDVFQPEPGCSEATFVGSAADSIALAAIMLNLAAVDFHEIEKEADTEDSATAHFVAQPHTALPGIPLYYKFNFQSDIVIEDPQSNFQIRISQAALSEMHTWVRRSALIYGEKAETGGILFGGRDNACRVIWVSEVIGPPADSESSCAHFICGTNGVAEANEEKRQRTRGSTQYIGMWHTHPTSLPAPSETDFLAMHALVNADEPSTHKHLLLILGSDSEQSVELLSGFLFSKKDFGDLEKFGVLERKIQVSALGPLTPQDIIVDQAGRRFMVLSDMHFGTPESSINVAQFRDPLIDYMVSRAPWDEIVFTGDLIDINLSTFTRAIEGGAWQDLNGPLFGFRQFVQELDIRMRRQSPEKGLKHLTQKWIYVPGNHDYKIWDMLSSKLVCDDVLASGKKMGSVPTPVMTGKWIGEESFFAGIFRTYCAQNQVIVEYPNHEINFRQEKMVLTHGHYLDSKQTRFNDLSDYLSNFKSPEEIRKARRRIFIETAQYQTVANTISFTMGFRGLANVLVGPDAFGNKIKKLYHQVGSSLLILLFPREARKGKRLSSKQLRNMGCYLEQFCQYKKLPRWFIFGHTHHQGKEKSNLGVDVYNAGSCYSDRDIPITFLEIETNAQGMPIIQLMCIDRNGNVKRTDYS, via the coding sequence ATGACAGCGGGGCAGGAACTCGCACAAGAAGAACTGCGCGAGATCGAGGCTGCGTCAGAGGGTGCGTTCGAAGTCCTTTCTGTGAGGTTTCCAGAAGGGGATCACCGGTCAGCAATCGCAGAAATAAGCGTCACCTGTTTCGATATGCCGTACGCAGAGGGAGGGATAAAGCTCAGAGATAGAGAGCGCTTCCTCATATACATTCCACCGGATTTCCCTTTCGATGTTCCAAGCGTTTATACGCCGCATCGACGTTTCTCAGGGAATCCCCACGTCCAATGGCAAACCTACCTATGTCTTTACCAATCAAGAAACACCGAGTGGGATGCCAGTGACGGTATGTTTGGATTCATTTCTCGTCTCGAATTGTGGCTTCGTCGCGCTGCCCTCAACCAACTGGATATGGAAGGCGCACCGCTTCACCCTCCGGTCGCATACCCCACCGAAAGAATTACGGTGATTCCACGGAAGGATACCCCACAAGTTCAAGGGACGGCATGGTTTGGATATGCAAAACTTAGGAATGTCTCAAGTTATCGAATCGACATAGAAGACTGGATTGACATTTCGGAATCTGTAACCCAAGCAGCGGTAGGAGCCGCGATACTTCTTACGGAACCCCTGTCGTGGGAATATCCTGCTAAAGCGAAAATGCTTCTCGATCAGGTAGAGAAGAATGGCGTGTCCCGGGCCATTATCCGGCTCGTCATGGCACTCGCCGCCGATGCCAACCCTGCGGATAGCGACCTCTTGGTTATTATCGGAGCACCGATGCGGGGAATCCGAGGATCACATCAACTCAAGCAGCATCTGACCGCATGGCTAATAAAGAAAGAGATGGTCAATGGACTCCGTCTCATTCCAAACAAATACAGCACAGAAGAAGGATTCCGGGTGATCGGCCTTGAAGTGGAAAAGCTCATGGGAAAATGGCTCGACCTTGTCGATGTCGCCTGGTGCACGGTACGGGAGGACCGGCCCGAAATCATTCTTCCCAGAGATACCGGAACACCGATGAACGTCTTCAGGGAACGGACCGTTGCCGTATGGGGATGCGGTGCCATCGGTGCCCCGATCGCGGAAACCTTGGCGCGGGCAGGCGTAAAGAAACTTGTCTTGAGGGACAAAGGGATTATCGCTCCTGGAATATTGAGCCGACAGCCGTATCTTGATGAGGAAATAGGCTATTCCAAAGTGGGTGTTCTAGCAAAACGGCTAAGGCAGATTCGACCAGACATTCTTGTCATTGAACCAAAATTTGAGGATGTAAAGTCAACTGTCTTGGACTCTGAGGATTGGACCGACGGTGCCGACTACGTGATTGATACCACAGCATCACTGGCGGTGATTGAAAAACTGGAGAGCCGAAGGGGGAAGAGTACCCGGCGGGTGCCAGTTGCATCCATGGTCGTGGGGCATCGAGCCCAACAAGGACTCGTTGTCGTCTCGGGTTCGAGACATAGTGGTGGACCTGTTGATGTCCTTCGGAATGTAAAGATAGCAGCATGCTCAAAGGGCTGTTTGGGGGACTATGTGGATGAGTTCTGGCCGGCGGAACCGAGAAACGACGTATTCCAACCGGAACCTGGATGTTCGGAGGCAACCTTCGTTGGTTCGGCCGCCGACTCAATCGCTTTGGCTGCGATAATGCTCAATTTAGCAGCAGTTGACTTTCACGAGATAGAAAAGGAAGCCGATACAGAGGATTCTGCGACTGCACACTTTGTTGCTCAGCCGCATACGGCACTTCCCGGTATACCCCTGTACTACAAGTTCAATTTCCAATCGGACATTGTAATCGAAGATCCGCAAAGCAACTTTCAGATCAGGATATCGCAAGCAGCTCTTTCGGAAATGCATACATGGGTAAGGCGGAGCGCACTAATCTATGGAGAAAAAGCTGAAACAGGGGGCATCCTTTTCGGCGGAAGAGACAATGCGTGCCGGGTCATATGGGTGTCAGAAGTAATCGGGCCGCCGGCTGACAGTGAATCATCTTGCGCACACTTCATATGCGGCACCAATGGAGTGGCAGAGGCTAATGAAGAGAAGCGGCAACGAACCCGTGGTTCCACTCAATATATCGGAATGTGGCATACACATCCCACATCACTGCCTGCTCCAAGTGAGACTGATTTCCTGGCAATGCATGCGCTAGTGAATGCAGATGAGCCATCGACACATAAGCACCTCCTGCTCATACTGGGGTCCGATTCAGAGCAGTCCGTGGAGCTACTTTCAGGCTTTTTATTCTCGAAGAAGGATTTCGGTGATTTGGAAAAATTCGGAGTCCTTGAGAGGAAAATTCAGGTATCTGCTCTTGGACCTCTGACGCCACAAGATATAATTGTGGATCAAGCAGGTAGACGCTTCATGGTGCTGAGTGACATGCATTTCGGGACACCGGAGAGTTCAATCAATGTTGCTCAGTTTCGCGACCCCCTTATCGATTATATGGTGTCCCGTGCGCCTTGGGATGAGATTGTATTTACCGGCGACTTAATTGACATCAACCTGTCCACTTTTACCCGCGCTATTGAAGGGGGTGCTTGGCAAGATTTGAACGGGCCACTGTTCGGATTCCGGCAATTCGTTCAAGAACTCGATATACGGATGAGACGGCAATCACCAGAAAAGGGTCTAAAACATCTCACACAAAAATGGATTTACGTGCCAGGTAACCACGACTATAAAATATGGGACATGCTCTCATCGAAACTGGTGTGTGATGACGTTCTAGCCTCCGGGAAAAAAATGGGCTCTGTACCCACGCCTGTCATGACGGGCAAGTGGATAGGAGAGGAATCCTTTTTCGCAGGAATCTTCCGAACCTACTGTGCACAGAACCAAGTCATCGTTGAATACCCGAACCACGAAATCAATTTCCGTCAAGAAAAGATGGTGCTGACTCACGGGCATTATTTGGATTCAAAACAAACCCGCTTCAATGACCTCTCTGACTATCTTTCCAACTTCAAGTCTCCCGAAGAGATCAGAAAGGCCCGCCGCCGGATTTTTATCGAAACAGCGCAATATCAAACTGTGGCCAATACTATCTCTTTTACAATGGGTTTTCGGGGCTTAGCGAATGTTTTGGTAGGCCCAGATGCATTTGGAAATAAGATCAAGAAACTATATCATCAGGTTGGCAGTTCACTGCTTATCCTCCTTTTCCCTCGTGAAGCAAGGAAAGGCAAGCGTCTATCCTCGAAGCAACTCCGGAACATGGGATGCTACCTTGAACAGTTCTGTCAGTATAAAAAACTGCCACGATGGTTCATTTTTGGGCATACCCACCATCAAGGAAAGGAGAAGAGTAATCTAGGTGTGGATGTGTACAACGCAGGTTCATGTTACAGCGACCGGGATATTCCCATCACTTTTCTTGAGATTGAAACCAATGCCCAAGGCATGCCGATAATCCAATTAATGTGTATAGACCGAAACGGAAATGTAAAGAGGACAGATTATTCATAA
- a CDS encoding ParM/StbA family protein: MNLGLDVGYGDVKAVYQREGILEMLKFPTAIAYAEREVGDLSAFAGGEEYEYRGRKYFVGREALVGAFSTRSFEFMKRYSPLFVFKAVKKIHRRTGELVTDVAMGLPLSHYTEANLKELVPLLQRIEVGREVLELNARFYPQGLGVLADYRLSQAGDVNARTDRDMIILDIGFNTVDVIVVERGRIVKGESDTLERHGVSKISLDLAREIKVRMQLDLSEQESKDVLRQGRIRVYGAERDLAELVRESAEKYMDWLIQEVHSKWMARIQRAEKVIIAGGGAYYLQEHIPEEYLPLVHVPDHPEYANARGFLKALDVESGK, from the coding sequence ATGAATCTGGGACTGGATGTCGGGTACGGGGACGTGAAAGCCGTTTATCAGCGTGAGGGAATTCTGGAGATGCTCAAGTTCCCGACGGCGATCGCTTACGCGGAGCGGGAAGTCGGAGATCTGTCGGCCTTTGCAGGGGGCGAGGAATATGAATACCGGGGCAGGAAATACTTCGTCGGCAGGGAAGCCCTGGTTGGCGCCTTTTCGACGCGGAGCTTCGAGTTCATGAAGAGGTATTCGCCCCTTTTCGTCTTCAAGGCGGTGAAGAAAATCCATCGGAGGACCGGTGAACTCGTCACGGACGTCGCCATGGGACTCCCCCTTTCCCATTACACGGAAGCGAACCTGAAGGAACTCGTTCCCCTCCTGCAACGGATCGAGGTGGGCCGCGAGGTATTGGAATTGAACGCGCGGTTCTATCCCCAGGGTCTCGGGGTTCTCGCGGACTACCGGCTGTCCCAGGCGGGAGACGTCAACGCGCGGACGGACCGTGACATGATCATTCTCGATATCGGATTCAACACCGTGGACGTTATCGTGGTCGAGCGAGGGAGGATCGTCAAGGGCGAATCCGACACTCTGGAGAGGCATGGGGTGTCGAAGATCTCCCTGGACCTCGCCAGGGAAATCAAGGTCCGGATGCAACTTGATCTTTCCGAACAGGAATCGAAGGATGTACTTCGCCAAGGCAGGATCCGGGTGTACGGGGCGGAGCGGGATCTCGCTGAGTTGGTCAGAGAATCGGCGGAGAAATACATGGACTGGCTGATCCAGGAAGTGCACTCGAAATGGATGGCGAGGATACAGCGCGCGGAGAAGGTTATCATCGCCGGGGGAGGCGCCTACTATCTCCAGGAGCACATCCCGGAGGAGTACCTGCCGCTCGTTCACGTGCCCGATCACCCCGAGTATGCCAACGCGAGGGGTTTTCTGAAGGCGCTGGACGTGGAATCAGGGAAATGA
- a CDS encoding thioredoxin domain-containing protein, with protein sequence MIKELRRYKRSATIALGITGIAVMAAYSLCSESCTYLRGSMLGLDLKHLGMLYMGSVLTAGDFGKNAVCAILLSLGLGGEVFLLGFQVMNGVYCPYCLTFAAVVIVLFAMHLERIRPSTAILFAAIGFSVFLSLFSGSATPAYAEETQIPSFGNGPVKVRIYTDYFCPPCHSMEPELEPIIVDLVRRRIAAVTFVDTPVHRETILYAKCFLGMVTGRSDISQILWARSALFKAAEENIRSLPDLEAFLGERGLKYRYVDSSQAFETFGKHLRDDRIDSTPSCVVEGPGGRKKFTGAREILRALTRLGEGT encoded by the coding sequence ATGATCAAAGAACTGCGTCGATACAAGAGAAGCGCGACTATCGCCCTTGGGATCACGGGGATCGCCGTGATGGCGGCTTACAGCCTCTGCTCGGAATCCTGTACGTATCTGCGGGGATCCATGCTCGGCCTGGATCTCAAGCACCTGGGCATGCTTTACATGGGGTCGGTCCTGACCGCCGGCGATTTCGGGAAGAACGCCGTTTGCGCGATCCTGCTGTCCCTGGGCTTGGGTGGGGAGGTCTTCCTGCTCGGCTTCCAGGTCATGAACGGCGTTTACTGCCCCTATTGCCTCACCTTCGCTGCCGTGGTCATCGTTCTCTTCGCAATGCATCTTGAGAGGATCAGGCCGTCGACGGCGATTCTCTTCGCCGCAATCGGGTTTTCAGTTTTTCTCTCCCTCTTTTCCGGGTCGGCGACGCCGGCCTACGCCGAGGAGACCCAGATACCCTCCTTCGGGAACGGCCCAGTCAAGGTGAGGATCTACACCGACTATTTCTGTCCTCCCTGCCACTCGATGGAGCCGGAACTGGAGCCGATCATCGTCGATCTGGTCAGGCGGCGGATCGCTGCAGTCACCTTCGTGGATACGCCCGTCCACAGGGAAACGATCCTCTATGCGAAATGTTTCCTGGGAATGGTGACTGGAAGAAGCGATATCTCACAGATCCTTTGGGCGAGATCCGCCCTCTTCAAGGCGGCGGAGGAAAATATCCGGAGCCTGCCGGACCTGGAAGCCTTCCTGGGCGAAAGGGGCCTGAAGTACCGGTACGTCGATTCCTCGCAGGCCTTTGAAACCTTCGGCAAACATCTCAGGGATGACCGTATCGATTCCACACCTTCCTGCGTCGTCGAGGGGCCGGGCGGCAGGAAGAAATTCACCGGCGCACGGGAGATCCTGAGGGCGCTGACCCGCCTGGGGGAAGGCACATGA
- a CDS encoding helix-turn-helix transcriptional regulator, with protein sequence MRRTILRMPAVKSESGLSRSTLYLRISQGLWTRPVSLGSRAVGWPSDEVEALNAARIAGRTDEEVRSLVQELEAARKSAR encoded by the coding sequence ATGAGGCGCACCATTTTAAGAATGCCGGCTGTGAAGTCTGAATCAGGGCTTTCCCGGTCAACTCTCTATTTACGCATTTCACAAGGCCTGTGGACTCGGCCGGTGTCACTTGGCTCACGGGCGGTCGGATGGCCTTCAGACGAAGTGGAGGCACTGAACGCGGCGCGTATTGCAGGCAGAACCGATGAAGAAGTACGATCTCTGGTGCAAGAACTGGAAGCTGCCCGTAAGAGTGCAAGGTAA